Proteins encoded within one genomic window of Thunnus maccoyii chromosome 22, fThuMac1.1, whole genome shotgun sequence:
- the LOC121889592 gene encoding uncharacterized protein LOC121889592, which yields METHTEVAMANKTEIHAADRTSSPNEEPAKLTGRRPRRLAAITVGRRGQRGKRRGPVDKGRGPIEKRRGQKEKRRGQEEKKEGVTVKRTWSGGKRRWNKKHYCVFCRRPQVKIARHLLRKHADQQEVVAASTLPTGSKERHLLLEQLRCKGNYLHNIEVIRQGSGEIVPCRQPSEDVDARNYLPCPLCLGFFLRADLWKHQASCRKKLTSDLSRDPASYLTAETTSDPVKDMTSDPIKDLTSEPVKNTTSDPVKDSTSDPVKHTTSDVTGELGCDPAGERTANFTEDTPPDPPGDVSIVDQTGTKRPVTSDPGAEQSITSDPDGQQNLTSETGAEQPRKRYRVQAAASRLLPISSGASESCSEVLHRMNQDLVSHQVKSDWLICKYGNKLMGNQDGSQRKYGYVSQKLRELGRFLLAAKSLDSGIETLQDLLAPGRLSLALAAARKASGYRWSRPPLAVKTTLKTVCEIAIGESLQDGDWEAAAKTTDFYHLLGRDWDNLGLLTPDPDTAAPVGEAKLKKRSVQSRSEKEGKKSGPVQSDLRPQIPSKTSIRPVESRLQPPITVPVAPRKVHRRPWSSAEKEAVWRQLGVHVLVQSVPGKEVCQRCLDLEPVLRGRHWKDIKNQVHNQIQSQKKQQFHAQMDLQENQEQQDQIQNQKQQQLYEAQMNHQAKDHTQNQKKQQYPTQMDHQDHTQNQKKQQYHIPMVHQDQDHTQSQKKQQYPDQMDHQDQNHIQNQKKHQYTSQMDQQDHIQIHKKQLCHARLDHQDHIQVHKKQLYQMDQQNQGLQTTLDRDTSLLTGTPYGSDGPHRAPGQSLLDRDHIGPYTLPHRAPGPHMDQLLSRTVWTDESLVQNYPISRQLTRNLLQDTAPGGPPPNPHSGHIHF from the exons ATGGAGACCCACACTGAGGTTGCCATGGCGAACAAGACAGAGATCCACGCCGCTGACCGGACCTCCTCTCCTAACGAAGAGCCAGCAAAGCTCACCGGCCGCCGGCCCCGCCGCCTCGCTGCCATCACCGTAGGGAGGCGGGGCCAGAGAGGGAAAAGGCGGGGCCCTGTAGATAAGGGGCGTGGTCCAATAGAGAAGAGGCGTGGTCAAAAGGAGAAGAGGCGGGGccaggaagagaagaaagagggtGTGACGGTGAAGAGGACGTGGAGCGGCGGGAAGCGGCGGTGGAATAAGAAACATTACTGTGTGTTCTGCCGCCGGCCACAGGTAAAGATTGCTCGCCACCTGCTGAGGAAACACGCCGATCAACAGGAAGTGGTCGCTGCCAGCACGCTTCCCACTGGATCCAAAGAACGCCACCTGCTGCTGGAACAGCTGCGCTGTAAAGGGAACTACCTGCACAACATAGAG GTGATCAGACAGGGCAGTGGTGAGATCGTGCCGTGTCGTCAGCCATCAGAGGACGTGGATGCGAGGAACTACCTTCCCTGCCCGCTGTGCCTCGGCTTCTTTCTGCGCGCCGACCTCTGGAAACATCAGGCCTCCTGCCGCAAGaagctgacctctgacctctccaGAGACCCTGCCTCCTACCTCACCGCAGAGACCACCTCTGACCCTGTTAAGgacatgacctctgaccccatTAAGGACTTGACATCTGAGCCTGTTAAGAACACGACCTCTGATCCTGTTAAGGACTCGACCTCTGACCCCGTTAAGCACACGACCTCTGACGTTACAGGTGAGTTGGGCTGTGATCCAGCAGGTGAAAGGACCGCTAATTTTACAGAGGACACGCCTCCTGATCCCCCAGGAGACGTGTCCATAGTGGACCAGACTGGGACCAAACGgcctgtgacctctgaccccggGGCAGAGCAGAGCATAACCTCTGACCCCGATGGGCAGCAGAACCTGACCTCTGAAACCGGGGCGGAGCAGCCCAGGAAGCGCTACAGGGTTCAGGCTGCGGCGTCCCGCCTCCTGCCAATCTCAAGCGGGGCGTCTGAGAGCTGCAGCGAAGTCCTGCACCGCATGAACCAGGACCTCGTCTCACACCAg GTCAAATCTGATTGGTTGATCTGTAAATATGGTAACAAGCTGATGGGGAACCAGGATGGCAGTCAGAGGAAGTACGGCTATGTGAGCCAGAAGCTGCGGGAGCTCGGCAGGTTCCTGCTGGCTGCTAAGTCCCTGGACTCGGGCATTGAGACCCTCCAGGATCTCTTGGCGCCAGGTCGCCTCAGTTTGGCGCTAGCTGCCGCTAGGAAGGCGTCCGGTTACCGTTGGAGCCGCCCACCGCTGGCAGTGAAGACCACACTGAAAACGGTCTGTGAGATCGCCATCGGAGAGAGTCTGCAGGATGGCGACTGGGAGGCCGCGGCCAAGACCACCGACTTCTACCACCTGCTGGGGAGGGACTGGGACAACCTGGGGCTGCTGACCCCTGACCCCGACACAG cGGCGCCGGTTGGAGAAGCGAAGCTGAAGAAACGATCCGTCCAATCAAGAAGTGAGAAGGAGGGTAAGAAGTCTGGTCCGGTGCAGTCTGACCTGAGACCACAAA TTCCATCAAAGACCAGTATCAGACCAGTGGAGTCCAGACTGCAGCCTCCCATCACAG TCCCTGTGGCGCCGAGGAAGGTCCACCGGCGCCCCTGGTCTTCTGCAGAGAAGGAGGCGGTCTGGAGACAGCTAGGAGTCCATGTGCTGGTCCAGTCAGTACCGGGTAAGGAGGTTTGTCAGCGATGTCTGGACCTGGAGCCGGTCCTCAGAGGACGACACTGGAAAGACATCAAGAACCAGGTCCACAACCAGATCCAGAGCCAAAAGAAGCAGCAGTTCCATGCTCAGATGGACCTTCAGGAGAACCAGGAACAACAAGACCAGATCCAAAatcagaagcagcagcagctgtatgAGGCTCAGATGAACCATCAGGCCAAGGACCACACCCAGAACCAGAAAAAACAGCAGTACCCTACCCAGATGGACCACCAGGACCACACCCAGAACCAGAAGAAACAGCAGTACCATATTCCAATGGTCCACCAGGACCAAGACCACACCCAGAGCCAAAAGAAACAGCAGTACCCTGACCAGATGGACCACCAGGACCAGAACCACATTCAGAACCAGAAGAAACATCAGTATACGTCCCAGATGGACCAACAAGACCACATTCAAATCCACAAAAAGCAGCTGTGCCATGCTAGATTGGACCACCAGGACCACATCCAGGTCCACAAGAAGCAGCTGTACCAAATGGACCAGCAGAACCAAGGACTGCAGACCACCCTGGACCGGGACACGTCTTTACTGACAGGGACCCCTTACGGGTCTGATGGGCCACATCGAGCCCCTGGACAGTCTCTGCTGGACCGGGACCACATCGGTCCATACACACTTCCCCATCGGGCCCCGGGACCCCACATGGACCAGTTGCTGTCCAGGACTGTGTGGACAGACGAGTCCCTGGTCCAGAACTACCCAATCAGCAGGCAGCTGACCAGGAACCTCCTCCAGGATACGGCCCCAGGTGGACCACCACCCAACCCGCACTCTGGACACATCCACTTCTGA